A stretch of Rhizobium sp. TH2 DNA encodes these proteins:
- a CDS encoding GNAT family N-acetyltransferase gives MKIRKAASSDAEELSILLNEIIRAGGTTAIETPLSGAEFADWFIDGAFPLTCHVAEVDNMLVGFQSLSVFGEPPKGSADIATFARMSPKTKGVGTALFPATRAVAEKLGLAFINATIRADNASGLAYYTAMGFEDYDRQVGVPLLDGTPVDRIKKRFVLNAAAA, from the coding sequence ATGAAGATTCGAAAGGCCGCATCATCAGATGCGGAAGAGTTGAGCATTCTCCTCAACGAGATCATCCGCGCGGGCGGAACGACGGCGATCGAAACACCGCTTTCCGGCGCGGAATTTGCCGACTGGTTCATCGACGGCGCCTTTCCGCTGACCTGTCACGTCGCCGAAGTCGACAATATGCTGGTCGGCTTTCAGTCGTTGAGCGTGTTCGGCGAGCCACCAAAGGGCTCGGCGGATATCGCGACTTTCGCGCGGATGAGCCCGAAGACCAAGGGTGTCGGCACCGCTCTCTTTCCCGCGACCCGCGCCGTAGCGGAAAAACTCGGCCTCGCCTTCATCAACGCGACCATTCGCGCGGACAATGCCAGTGGCCTCGCCTATTACACGGCGATGGGATTCGAGGACTACGATCGGCAGGTCGGGGTGCCGCTTCTGGACGGTACGCCCGTGGACCGGATCAAGAAGCGTTTTGTGCTGAATGCTGCCGCCGCGTGA